In one Tachysurus vachellii isolate PV-2020 chromosome 24, HZAU_Pvac_v1, whole genome shotgun sequence genomic region, the following are encoded:
- the smcr8b gene encoding guanine nucleotide exchange protein smcr8b isoform X1 — protein sequence MFTITGDVTDPQEEPTNCTNKGISYLYRNCRLITSYNNIMIGSPDLLAFTTETDFLEQSTESLGLPADLSVPLYLHSEDASPWSKTSSVSFNKDFILISEFSEQVGPQPLLTIPDDDKTCGSFDLNRFSLRIMSVDYQTTFAGPAGGAHAKLNFVEDSKVVLGDSREGAYAYVHHLTLYDLEARGFVRPFCMAYVSSEEEKIMHGFRHLSAMFSKASECLKTGNRKNFANEVDKKLSDLEYTRLILLGEMNKDRLSKVQAGVKKGKETNSGATQERENEDNRNNGMLLTTTEEELKEKERCRLSFMEVDRNNRMPGPDKRGNEPECDLVYKNRHKLKNKSEKDQVSEQPKETKEGQSAACKSVMWANKAEELAHVEKAIKEHRGLLKQITSYPNRKLRDPQFLPYEPDDAFHSLDSNLDPNMLSNIQSPESKGECNNCSHAPLHTPQLVSLSMCRQFDKRLKNLDELCDEYFLQQALKQLHSIERSFRGDNSRLLSKQQTQILLSHLKSTNFLFEDVCDLEAEMSQQLSRLQPRSARLPPVSPLHSEPVSLDSYTSCVEMVPIRLELRQNGPDSVPTSPCDELPLTPNFSKEGNCKNDEVSVQMKDSISSGESIEVLATEKSFKTHSPFYVTETIPQRPTVSFEGRKNTAVTQRTISEDSIEVLNFTDSIIPDDLRASCPTAIYEETPEHAGEQNDDHMHSAEDVLVQCKEKQQEWQSSPNSPTLVINPPEPHMSLDLCTFGAHSPVSEQGSLQDRPFLFTPDELSDCTSYRSLGSTGSTLSLDFRGEKSTARSRRKCARLGHAALNFLRQFPFARHAVYSLLIGRTVVVLGSDERAVRQMVRALTMYTPHLGRCRENIQPWTSSPLQITDLLTWKLVGYNRSAFPSSLSVPPSLVRFSRYLSVLDVDQKTLRCPAYKGSLICPLLDARTHAMRGTTYFLYAQSTINQLVSRAFLFTFSQELQHPSNPSVEVRPEHVLGEFHNDDLKIFRYLSDLITQHVTGTSPPVLRFSYTASTVFKI from the exons ATGTTTACAATCACTGGAGACGTCACTGATCCTCAGGAAGAGCCGACAAACTGCACTAATAAAGGTATTTCCTATTTATATAGAAACTGTAGGCTAATAACTAGTTATAATAACATCATGATCGGATCTCCAGACTTACTGGCTTTCACAACAGAGACTGATTTCCTGGAACAATCCACAGAATCTCTTGGACTTCCAGCTGATCTGTCTGTTCCTCTGTATCTACACTCAGAAGATGCCTCACCATGGTCAAAGACATCCAGCGTGAGCTTCAATAaggattttattcttatatcaGAATTTTCTGAGCAAGTGGGTCCTCAGCCGTTACTAACCATTCCGGACGACGACAAGACATGTGGCTCGTTTGATCTGAACCGCTTCTCGCTCAGGATAATGTCAGTGGACTATCAGACCACGTTCGCTGGTCCTGCCGGTGGCGCACATGCTAAACTGAACTTCGTAGAAGACTCTAAAGTGGTGCTGGGAGATTCTAGAGAAGGAGCCTATGCCTATGTGCACCATTTGACACTGTATGACCTGGAAGCTCGAGGGTTTGTCCGGCCTTTCTGCATGGCCTACGTGTCGTCTGAAGAGGAAAAAATCATGCATGGTTTTCGGCATCTGTCTGCAATGTTCTCCAAAGCTTCTGAGTGTCTGAAGACTGGAAATAGGAAGAACTTTGCCAACGAAGTGGACAAAAAACTCTCAGACTTGGAATATACTAGATTAATACTGCTGGGGGAGATGAACAAAGATAGGCTTAGTAAAGTCCAAGCTGGTGTGAAGAAGGGAAAGGAAACGAATAGTGGAGCTACGCAGGAAAGggaaaatgaagataacagGAACAACGGAATGTTGCTGACCACAACCGAAGAGGaattgaaagagaaagaaagatgtagACTGTCGTTTATGGAAGTTGATAGAAACAACAGAATGCCAGGACCTGATAAAAGGGGAAATGAACCAGAATGTGACTTGGTTTATAAAAACCGTCACAAGctgaaaaacaaatcagaaaaagatCAAGTATCTGAGCAGCCCAAGGAAACCAAGGAAGGTCAGAGTGCAGCATGTAAGTCAGTCATGTGGGCTAATAAAGCAGAGGAGTTGGCTCATGTGGAAAAAGCCATTAAGGAACACAGAGgtcttttaaaacaaatcacttCCTACCCAAACAGGAAGCTCAGAGACCCACAGTTCTTGCCATATGAGCCAGATGATGCCTTTCATTCTCTAGACTCTAATCTAGACCCCAACATGCTGTCCAACATCCAGAGCCCAGAATCAAAGGGGGAATGCAACAATTGCTCACATGCCCCTTTACACACTCCACAACTGGTGAGCTTGAGCATGTGTCGACAGTTTGACAAGCGTCTGAAGAATCTGGATGAGCTGTGTGACGAGTACTTCCTGCAGCAGGCGCTGAAACAGCTCCACTCCATCGAGAGGAGTTTTCGTGGAGACAACAGCCGCCTCCTCTCAAAGCAACAGACTCAAATCTTGCTCAGTCACCTAAAGTCCACGAATTTCCTATTTGAAGATGTGTGTGACTTGGAGGCAGAGATGAGTCAGCAGTTATCCAGATTGCAACCTCGATCAGCACGGCTTCCTCCTGTTTCTCCACTACACAGCGAACCTGTAAGTCTAGACTCTTACACGTCATGTGTGGAAATGGTGCCAATCAGGCTCGAGCTCCGACAGAACGGACCAGACTCTGTTCCAACGTCACCATGTGATGAACTTCCGTTGACACCAAACTTCTCAAAGGAAGGCAACTGCAAGAATGACGAGGTTTCTGTGCAGATGAAGGATAGCATCAGCAGTGGAGAGAGTATCGAGGTGCTAGCAACGGAGAAGTCCTTTAAAACTCATTCTCCATTTTATGTCACGGAAACAATTCCGCAGAGACCAACGGTGTCTTTTGAAGGACGAAAAAACACAGCAGTCACTCAACGGACAATCAGCGAGGATAGCATCGAGGTGCTTAACTTTACAGATTCGATCATACCGGACGATCTGAGGGCTTCATGCCCTACTGCCATCTATGAGGAAACCCCAGAGCATGCTGGAGAACAGAATGATGATCACATGCACAGTGCTGAAGATGTTTTGGTTCAGtgcaaagaaaaacagcaggaaTGGCAGAGCTCCCCCAACAGCCCTACTTTAGTCATAAACCCACCAGAACCTCACATGAGCTTGGATTTGTGTACCTTTGGTGCTCATTCTCCTGTAAGTGAACAAGGCTCTCTACAAGACAGACCTTTCTTATTTACACCAGATGAGCTGTCAGACTGCACCAGTTACCGTAGCCTTGGCTCCACAGGATCTACATTGTCTCTTGATTTCCGTGGGGAAAAAAGTACAGCCAGGAGTCGGAGAAAGTGCGCCAGGTTGGGACACGCGGCTCTGAATTTCTTACGGCAGTTTCCGTTCGCTCGACACGCCGTGTATAGCTTGTTGATTGGCCGAACGGTGGTGGTACTGGGCAGTGACGAAAGAGCGGTCAGACAGATGGTCAGAGCACTTACCATGTATACACCACATCTAGGGAGGTGCAGAGAAAACATCCAGCCCTGGACATCCAGCCCTTTACAGATTACTGACCTGCTAACCTGGAAACTCGTCGGCTACAACAG ATCGGCTTTTCCTTCATCTCTCAGTGTGCCTCCTTCGCTAGTTCGCTTTAGTCGGTACCTCAGTGTACTGGATGTGGACCAGAAGACCTTACGCTGCCCGGCGTATAAAGGTTCTCTGATTTGTCCGTTGTTGGATGCGAGGACTCACGCCATGCGTGGCACCACCTACTTCCTGTATGCACAGAGTACAATCAACCAGCTTGTATCTAGAGCGTTCCTTTTCACGTTCTCTCAGGAGCTCCAGCATCCCAGCAACCCGAGCGTAGAGGTCAGGCCCGAGCACGTCCTCGGAGAGTTCCATAACGATGACCTGAAGATCTTCCGCTATCTTTCAGACCTCATCACGCAACATGTGACGGGAACATCGCCCCCGGTCCTGAGATTCAGCTACACCGCTAGCACAGTTTTTAAAATCTGA
- the smcr8b gene encoding guanine nucleotide exchange protein smcr8b isoform X2 has translation MFTITGDVTDPQEEPTNCTNKESLGLPADLSVPLYLHSEDASPWSKTSSVSFNKDFILISEFSEQVGPQPLLTIPDDDKTCGSFDLNRFSLRIMSVDYQTTFAGPAGGAHAKLNFVEDSKVVLGDSREGAYAYVHHLTLYDLEARGFVRPFCMAYVSSEEEKIMHGFRHLSAMFSKASECLKTGNRKNFANEVDKKLSDLEYTRLILLGEMNKDRLSKVQAGVKKGKETNSGATQERENEDNRNNGMLLTTTEEELKEKERCRLSFMEVDRNNRMPGPDKRGNEPECDLVYKNRHKLKNKSEKDQVSEQPKETKEGQSAACKSVMWANKAEELAHVEKAIKEHRGLLKQITSYPNRKLRDPQFLPYEPDDAFHSLDSNLDPNMLSNIQSPESKGECNNCSHAPLHTPQLVSLSMCRQFDKRLKNLDELCDEYFLQQALKQLHSIERSFRGDNSRLLSKQQTQILLSHLKSTNFLFEDVCDLEAEMSQQLSRLQPRSARLPPVSPLHSEPVSLDSYTSCVEMVPIRLELRQNGPDSVPTSPCDELPLTPNFSKEGNCKNDEVSVQMKDSISSGESIEVLATEKSFKTHSPFYVTETIPQRPTVSFEGRKNTAVTQRTISEDSIEVLNFTDSIIPDDLRASCPTAIYEETPEHAGEQNDDHMHSAEDVLVQCKEKQQEWQSSPNSPTLVINPPEPHMSLDLCTFGAHSPVSEQGSLQDRPFLFTPDELSDCTSYRSLGSTGSTLSLDFRGEKSTARSRRKCARLGHAALNFLRQFPFARHAVYSLLIGRTVVVLGSDERAVRQMVRALTMYTPHLGRCRENIQPWTSSPLQITDLLTWKLVGYNRSAFPSSLSVPPSLVRFSRYLSVLDVDQKTLRCPAYKGSLICPLLDARTHAMRGTTYFLYAQSTINQLVSRAFLFTFSQELQHPSNPSVEVRPEHVLGEFHNDDLKIFRYLSDLITQHVTGTSPPVLRFSYTASTVFKI, from the exons ATGTTTACAATCACTGGAGACGTCACTGATCCTCAGGAAGAGCCGACAAACTGCACTAATAAAG AATCTCTTGGACTTCCAGCTGATCTGTCTGTTCCTCTGTATCTACACTCAGAAGATGCCTCACCATGGTCAAAGACATCCAGCGTGAGCTTCAATAaggattttattcttatatcaGAATTTTCTGAGCAAGTGGGTCCTCAGCCGTTACTAACCATTCCGGACGACGACAAGACATGTGGCTCGTTTGATCTGAACCGCTTCTCGCTCAGGATAATGTCAGTGGACTATCAGACCACGTTCGCTGGTCCTGCCGGTGGCGCACATGCTAAACTGAACTTCGTAGAAGACTCTAAAGTGGTGCTGGGAGATTCTAGAGAAGGAGCCTATGCCTATGTGCACCATTTGACACTGTATGACCTGGAAGCTCGAGGGTTTGTCCGGCCTTTCTGCATGGCCTACGTGTCGTCTGAAGAGGAAAAAATCATGCATGGTTTTCGGCATCTGTCTGCAATGTTCTCCAAAGCTTCTGAGTGTCTGAAGACTGGAAATAGGAAGAACTTTGCCAACGAAGTGGACAAAAAACTCTCAGACTTGGAATATACTAGATTAATACTGCTGGGGGAGATGAACAAAGATAGGCTTAGTAAAGTCCAAGCTGGTGTGAAGAAGGGAAAGGAAACGAATAGTGGAGCTACGCAGGAAAGggaaaatgaagataacagGAACAACGGAATGTTGCTGACCACAACCGAAGAGGaattgaaagagaaagaaagatgtagACTGTCGTTTATGGAAGTTGATAGAAACAACAGAATGCCAGGACCTGATAAAAGGGGAAATGAACCAGAATGTGACTTGGTTTATAAAAACCGTCACAAGctgaaaaacaaatcagaaaaagatCAAGTATCTGAGCAGCCCAAGGAAACCAAGGAAGGTCAGAGTGCAGCATGTAAGTCAGTCATGTGGGCTAATAAAGCAGAGGAGTTGGCTCATGTGGAAAAAGCCATTAAGGAACACAGAGgtcttttaaaacaaatcacttCCTACCCAAACAGGAAGCTCAGAGACCCACAGTTCTTGCCATATGAGCCAGATGATGCCTTTCATTCTCTAGACTCTAATCTAGACCCCAACATGCTGTCCAACATCCAGAGCCCAGAATCAAAGGGGGAATGCAACAATTGCTCACATGCCCCTTTACACACTCCACAACTGGTGAGCTTGAGCATGTGTCGACAGTTTGACAAGCGTCTGAAGAATCTGGATGAGCTGTGTGACGAGTACTTCCTGCAGCAGGCGCTGAAACAGCTCCACTCCATCGAGAGGAGTTTTCGTGGAGACAACAGCCGCCTCCTCTCAAAGCAACAGACTCAAATCTTGCTCAGTCACCTAAAGTCCACGAATTTCCTATTTGAAGATGTGTGTGACTTGGAGGCAGAGATGAGTCAGCAGTTATCCAGATTGCAACCTCGATCAGCACGGCTTCCTCCTGTTTCTCCACTACACAGCGAACCTGTAAGTCTAGACTCTTACACGTCATGTGTGGAAATGGTGCCAATCAGGCTCGAGCTCCGACAGAACGGACCAGACTCTGTTCCAACGTCACCATGTGATGAACTTCCGTTGACACCAAACTTCTCAAAGGAAGGCAACTGCAAGAATGACGAGGTTTCTGTGCAGATGAAGGATAGCATCAGCAGTGGAGAGAGTATCGAGGTGCTAGCAACGGAGAAGTCCTTTAAAACTCATTCTCCATTTTATGTCACGGAAACAATTCCGCAGAGACCAACGGTGTCTTTTGAAGGACGAAAAAACACAGCAGTCACTCAACGGACAATCAGCGAGGATAGCATCGAGGTGCTTAACTTTACAGATTCGATCATACCGGACGATCTGAGGGCTTCATGCCCTACTGCCATCTATGAGGAAACCCCAGAGCATGCTGGAGAACAGAATGATGATCACATGCACAGTGCTGAAGATGTTTTGGTTCAGtgcaaagaaaaacagcaggaaTGGCAGAGCTCCCCCAACAGCCCTACTTTAGTCATAAACCCACCAGAACCTCACATGAGCTTGGATTTGTGTACCTTTGGTGCTCATTCTCCTGTAAGTGAACAAGGCTCTCTACAAGACAGACCTTTCTTATTTACACCAGATGAGCTGTCAGACTGCACCAGTTACCGTAGCCTTGGCTCCACAGGATCTACATTGTCTCTTGATTTCCGTGGGGAAAAAAGTACAGCCAGGAGTCGGAGAAAGTGCGCCAGGTTGGGACACGCGGCTCTGAATTTCTTACGGCAGTTTCCGTTCGCTCGACACGCCGTGTATAGCTTGTTGATTGGCCGAACGGTGGTGGTACTGGGCAGTGACGAAAGAGCGGTCAGACAGATGGTCAGAGCACTTACCATGTATACACCACATCTAGGGAGGTGCAGAGAAAACATCCAGCCCTGGACATCCAGCCCTTTACAGATTACTGACCTGCTAACCTGGAAACTCGTCGGCTACAACAG ATCGGCTTTTCCTTCATCTCTCAGTGTGCCTCCTTCGCTAGTTCGCTTTAGTCGGTACCTCAGTGTACTGGATGTGGACCAGAAGACCTTACGCTGCCCGGCGTATAAAGGTTCTCTGATTTGTCCGTTGTTGGATGCGAGGACTCACGCCATGCGTGGCACCACCTACTTCCTGTATGCACAGAGTACAATCAACCAGCTTGTATCTAGAGCGTTCCTTTTCACGTTCTCTCAGGAGCTCCAGCATCCCAGCAACCCGAGCGTAGAGGTCAGGCCCGAGCACGTCCTCGGAGAGTTCCATAACGATGACCTGAAGATCTTCCGCTATCTTTCAGACCTCATCACGCAACATGTGACGGGAACATCGCCCCCGGTCCTGAGATTCAGCTACACCGCTAGCACAGTTTTTAAAATCTGA
- the mief2 gene encoding mitochondrial dynamics protein MID49, with the protein MYYSSKRRGEDGISAIVDFLLANARLVLGVSGVAVLGIATLAVKKLIERAGRPPDEGNPEKKMTDSWEDLSLVSSSPKLLQKGIEGVVIKQIAAASKKADLSQSAPQSQSQTQKTGSDVSQTRRRLDLCVSTFSERLEQYYRTRVCLSPSEVSRAQQRALDIATEIQAFLHSKHPDMPRGEMTLAGSLLDNLQVVRADHACLLVPLQLEPSLWTPIAGEDTFLGHPQYCMLRRENLEYFPRGRSYWDRHLLGGYLSSQLIAEQLRKSITESMNWPSLSGTLECEVRPVLGSPALKLEIQGLRESRRNFDEEQLFISILPTVRLGDMTLTAQPEITGSFDYVWYQSFYTRETARLASLDQSEGETGVRRKCLKTLKAVCRNCPTLHKLTGAQLSNLILHMSEKEFDWSESVFADRFQQAITELIGYLETGFLPSYFKPAVNLLQGFTEDDIDEMGFMLYCAVSEPEILLI; encoded by the exons ATGTATTATTCGAGTAAAAGACGGGGTGAAGATGGAATCAGCGCCATCGTTGACTTCCTGCTGGCCAACGCTCGACTGGTACTCGGAGTGAGTGGCGTCGCCGTCCTAGGCATCGCTACATTAGCTGTGAAAAAG CTGATCGAGCGTGCCGGCCGGCCTCCTGACGAGGGGAATCCTGAGAAGAAGATGACGGACAGCTGGGAGGATCTAAGCCTGGTCAGTTCCTCCCCTAAACTGCTTCAGAAAGGCATCGAGGGTGTGGTGATAAAACAAATTGCTGCAGCCTCCAAGAAAG CTGACCTGTCTCAGTCTGCACCTCAGAGCCAATCTCAGACTCAGAAGACCGGTTCAGACGTGTCTCAGACACGCAGACGGCTAGACCTGTGTGTGTCAACCTTCTCAGAAAGACTGGAGCAGTATTACCgaacacgtgtgtgtctgtccccgAGCGAAGTGTCCCGAGCTCAACAGAGGGCGCTAGACATCGCTACAGAGATTCAGGCCTTCCTGCACTCCAAACACCCCGACATGCCCCGGGGGGAGATGACGTTAGCGGGGTCGCTGCTCGACAACCTGCAGGTGGTCAGGGCAGATCATGCCTGCCTGCTCGTTCCACTACAG ctggaaCCCAGTCTGTGGACCCCGATAGCAGGGGAGGACACGTTTCTTGGCCATCCTCAGTACTGCATGTTACGGCGAGAAAACCTCGAGTACTTCCCCCGTGGTCGGAGCTACTGGGACAGACACCTCCTCGGTGGCTACCTCTCGTCACAGCTCATTGCTGAGCAACTACGCAAATCAATAACAGAGTCCATGAACTGGCCATCACTGAGTGGAACCCTGGAGTGCGAGGTGCGCCCGGTGCTTGGGTCTCCCGCCCTAAAGCTGGAAATACAAGGTCTAAGAGAAAGCAGACGTAATTTTGACGAAGAGCAGCTGTTTATTAGCATTCTGCCGACCGTGCGCTTGGGGGACATGACGCTAACGGCGCAGCCAGAAATCACCGGCTCGTTCGACTACGTGTGGTACCAGAGCTTCTACACCAGAGAAACCGCCCGACTGGCCAgtctcgaccaatcagaagggGAGACGGGCGTTCGAAGGAAGTGCCTCAAAACACTAAAGGCCGTGTGTAGGAACTGCCCCACCCTCCACAAGCTGACCGGCGCACAGCTCAGCAACCTCATCCTGCACATGAGTGAGAAGGAGTTTGATTGGTCAGAGTCTGTGTTCGCTGATAGATTCCAGCAGGCCATCACAGAGCTGATTGGCTACCTGGAGACGGGCTTCCTGCCCAGTTACTTTAAACCCGCAGTGAATCTTCTGCAGGGCTTCACCGAGGACGACATCGACGAGATGGGCTTCATGCTCTACTGCGCCGTGAGCGAGCCTGAGATACTGCTCATATAA
- the alkbh5 gene encoding RNA demethylase ALKBH5, whose product MSASGFTDLRDKLKSMTPHRENHKITKVPEHGGVKKRVRRDSGDARELQEEEEEARAAEVIKVKSGITQARVFTPEECARIEANIDDVVAKGDRGLYREHTVDRAPLRNKYFFGEGYTYGAQLEKRGPGQERLYSKGEVDDIPSWVNELVIEPLVARGIIPVGFVNSAVINDYRPGGCIVSHVDPIHIFERPIVSVSFFSDSALCFGCKFQFKPIRVSEPVLCLPVRRGSVTLLSGYAADDITHCIRPQDIKQRRAVIILRKTRPNAPRLDTTSLSTFSSPTSERRHVLKAKRSHRKADPDAAHRPRILEMDKEQQRRSLHLQPSHHGDDDDGGASENSWRRVVNTSSHSSHTEHTSSRRVKMRRH is encoded by the exons ATGTCAGCCAGCGGCTTCACGGATTTACGCGACAAGCTGAAGTCGATGACGCCTCACAGGGAGAACCACAAGATCACGAAGGTTCCCGAACACGGCGGCGTTAAGAAGCGCGTGCGCCGCGACTCCGGGGACGCGCGCGAGctgcaggaggaagaggaggaggcgCGCGCAGCGGAGGTGATCAAAGTGAAGAGTGGCATCACGCAGGCACGTGTCTTTACCCCTGAGGAATGCGCTCGCATTGAGGCGAACATCGACGACGTGGTGGCTAAAGGGGACCGCGGGCTGTACCGGGAGCACACGGTGGACCGCGCGCCGCTGCGGAACAAGTACTTCTTCGGTGAGGGTTACACGTACGGAGCGCAGCTGGAGAAGCGCGGCCCGGGGCAGGAGCGGCTCTACTCTAAAGGCGAGGTGGACGACATCCCGTCCTGGGTGAACGAGCTGGTCATCGAGCCCCTGGTGGCGCGGGGCATCATCCCGGTGGGTTTCGTGAACAGCGCCGTGATTAACGACTACCGACCGGGCGGCTGCATCGTGTCCCACGTGGATCCCATCCACATCTTCGAGCGTCCCATCGTGTCCGTGTCGTTCTTCAGTGACAGCGCGCTCTGCTTCGGCTGTAAGTTCCAGTTCAAACCGATCCGCGTGTCCGAGCCGGTGCTGTGTCTCCCGGTGCGGCGCGGCAGCGTCACGTTACTCAG TGGCTACGCTGCAGACgacatcacacactgtatcCGCCCTCAGGACATCAAGCAGCGAAGAGCAGTCATCATCCTCAGGAA GACGAGACCGAATGCCCCTCGTCTGGACACGACGTCTCTCAGCACTTTCTCCAGTCCCACTTCAGAGCGACGACACGTGCTGAAAGCAAAGCGCTCACACCGCAAAGCAGACCCAGATGCTGCACACAG gcctCGTATATTAGAGATGGATAAAGAACAGCAGAGGCGTTCGCTCCACCTCCAGCCAAGTCATCACGGTGACGACGATGATGGCGGCGCCTCAGAGAACTCGTGGAGAAGAGTGGTGAACACGTCATCACACTCGTcccacactgaacacacttcatCTCGCCGAGTGAAGATGAGACGCCACTGA